The DNA sequence tgctttgtcaagtctgtagacatagtctggatgtttggtatctacaaaacctggaggttgttcaacatatacctcttcctccaattctccattgagaaaagcacttttcacatccatttgaaagacagtaaactttttgtgagcagcataagccaaaaatatccttatggcttctaacctagcaactggtgcaaatgtttcatcataatcaattccctcctgttgagaatatccttttgcaaccagccttaccttattccttataattatgccatcactgtcagttttgattctgaatacccactttgtaccaacaacagatctattctttggtcttggtactagggtccagactttgtttctttcagattcattcaactcttcctgcattgcttgcacccaatcagcatcttgaagagcttcttccactttctttggctcagtctcagagagaaaagaattctaaagacactcatttgaagtacctgttctagttctgacacctgcatcaggatttccaattatcaaatcaggtgtatgtgattttgtccacttccttgcagatggaaggttttctctagaactggatgctcccccatgatccatgctatcttcattttcattttctgatgctccccctgaaactatgctctctgagttggattcttcagtatttagattttcagcactatcagaacttggcttatcagaacttgacgaatcagaacttgaagagccagatgcatgttcggatgtttcttgagatgtggtaggatcttgagtatgctccccctgcataggtgcatcttcctttaacgtagtcaccacagtttcaataacatcagagtttaatccatcagagtttgcagtatcaggacttagactgtcaggattttcagtatcagaatatgagtcttcatttgcaaatctcagctgatcatggtcaatgaaatctttaagaccagtgatcttcttgccatcaaaagagacattgatagattccatgaccacttttgttctcaaattatagactctgaaggcttttgtggaaagtggatatccaacaaagattccttcatcagcttttagatcaaactttgatagctgttcaggatgagtcttgagaacaaaacacttgcatccaaatacatgaaaatatttcagatttggcttctttttctgcactatctcatatggtgtttttccatgcttgttaatgagtgttgcattttgagtaaaacaagcagtctgcacagcttcatcccagaaataggttggaagctttgcttcttcaagcattatacgtgcaacttcaatgagagttctattcttcctttcaacaactccattttgctgtggagtaccaggagcagaaaattcatgctttattccatggcttttgcagaactcttccattttcaaattcttgaactcagtgccattatcactccttaaaattttcacagaatctttgaccattttatccagctgtttgacatgatcaatcaagatagatgcagtttcactttttgtgtgcaagaaatacacccatgtgtatctggtgaactcatccactatgaccaatgcatacttcttctttgcaatagacatgacatttactggaccaaatagatcaacatgtataagatgataaggctcaagaattgatgaatcagtcttgctcttgaatgaagattttctttgtttggctttctgacatgaatcacaaagaccatcaggagcaaatactgtgtttggcaatcctctcacaagatctttcttgaccagttcatttatattgttgaaatttaaatgagagagtttcttatgccaattccagctttcttcaattgatgctctacttaacagacagattgcagagccatcagtacttgttgaaagcttagcttcataaatgttaccacgtctgtatcctttcagaacaactttgcctttagatttactcataatttcacagtgttcttcaaagaaatcaacatgataacctctgtcacagatttgacttatactcagtaggttgtgtttaagtcctgagaccagtgctacttgtttaattatgacattttcaagattgatattgccatatcccaatgtttttccaatgttgccatctccataagaaacagttgggccagctttctccacaaagtctgatagcagggccttatttccagtcatatgtcctgaacatccactgtccagaactagaatatttttcatgttgccctgcaatcacaaagaccactaattattagttttaaggacccagacttgcttggatcctttggccttattaagtttgttaacatttgcagcggatttagcatcagagtttatgttaacatttttcttaacagaatttacactagaaggaacaatggaaactttcttcaaagaaggttttatttgataataatcatagtacaaactatgatattccttacaagtataaatggaatgccataaactaccacaatgaaaacaaggattttgtggtttgtatctaacagactgactcttaactcctgattttgaaggtaaggagttaatattcttattcttcctgcaaaaagaagccagatggttagaacttccacagttatgacatgttttcctaggagcatcaggaacaggtttataatcattgcttttattcataccttcctttccattcctatttttcctaggtgattttaccttgtttgcattcttgatatctttcagcttatgcttaagctgcttctttgtcattaagcctatatttacttcagctgtcttttcctgttttagtttgtcagaatttaattcctctttaacttctgatttctcattatcagactttacagttacaaacttaacaggttttaactttggatTTTGCTTAACAAcgggcttaatttcttcagttcctttatcattctcattctctccataacctaagccctctttccaattttcactacttagcaaattttgagttgttctgccagagttagtccaagtcctgattatctctctttccttttctaactcagtttttagagattcattcatttttagcacttcatccctaacataaaaagcatcatctctatccttctgagtttgatggaatataactaactctttttctaagaaatcatttcttttcttaaaagcaagattttcagaagttaatttttcacatgttaaggtttgatctgtataactaacaaacatggttttaagatatattctcaactcattaatatcatcagtatgaaaagcataagtagtctgaggtacttttgtttcagcagcttcagaactgctctcagcactttctttatcagcatttgccatcaatgcatagttctcctcactttcagagtctgaagtatctgtccagcttttctgctttgtgacaagagccttgcctctgtcaccctttaccttcttgcagtcaggagatatgtggcctttctcaccacagttatagcatttaacattggtgtaatctcctctgtcagactttcctcctctgccttcagatcttctgaaatttttcttatcagaaattatgcttttcctggaaaacttctttcccttcctgaacttcctgtatgcaatcttggtgattcctttcaccataagagcacacagcttcatcatctcctcatcagcatcagtctcaggcaaactttcagaatctgagtcatcatcactctcagaacttgatgactcagtatcagactttatgaaaagagctttacccttgtctttctttgaggaagctgctttggggaattcttcttcagccttaagagcaactgtccttgactttcctcctttcctcttgcttctttgttccatctccagctcatgagtcttgagcattccatagatttcgtcaagagttgtttcatcaagattgtagttgtctcttattgtcgttgccttcaaatcccagcattcaggaagagctaacaggaacttaaggtttgaatcttcaagatcatactctttatcaaccaatgacaaatcattcaaaagtttgataaatctatcatataaatcattcaatgactcattagtctttgagtcaaagtgttcatactcttgagtgagtattgtcttcctgttcttcttaattgtgtcagttccctgacaccttgtttccagagcatcccatatctccttagcagtcttgcagttgattaccctgtttgacattacattatcaatggcactatacagtaagtgtcgtaccttagcatccttagcaattgatgttatgtcctcagcagtataatcactcttctcctttggtacggtcattgctgcttcacctgcaactgcaacagcgagtttggttggtttgtgaggaccttccttgattctatccaggtattctgggtctgttgcttccaggaacatggtcatccttaccttccatatgggatattcagatggtctcagtatggggactctgatggtctcataccgactctgaatttgtgtctttggtggttcctcagttgtggtaggtttagttggagtttctgtgtccgacatgattgtgtttggatctttaactgtatgtaagttaacagataggctctgataccaatttttaggtcacacacacactgtagagggggtgaatacagtgtatagtacactcaaatcgaactttaagatcttaagtaatagaaaacaaactttattgaaacaataaactctgttacagtatggaactgttacctctcagtgatgaacaaatatcacgagagctgctagggttacaatgaataatcttttctaataatgataacacttatagtgtaaaccctatgtctgtgtttatatactacacagttacaagataatcgctaattgatatggaatataattctgcttcctaaaatatatcaatcagatatcttttcttccaagtattccattcttcacggaattccttcttcatgcatatctcttcttatgtttatctcgatcttctttcctttaatcagctactgtccttatctgattgtccttcagcacttaagttctgatatctatcttctgatgattatctcctgataatataagtactgatgtccttaagtcctaacttccagtataagtactgatcaacaattaagtactgatttatcctgttcacgtaagatctgaaagctaaacataaaacatattagccatgatattatcaaatatatctaacattaacAAATACCCATTTCAGACTAGTACATTTTACTCCATTAAACAGCTCAATTTCAAGAACTCTGCCCCCAATTCAAAAACACAACTTTGTTTACAATTCAAACAAGTACCCACCAATACAATCATATCAGATAATCACCCACTAACCCACAAAAGACCACCCACCCACATTTAACTAAACTATAAGAAATGCTGGTAAATAGACAAATTATACAATCCAAACAAATTTAACAACAGAGTTAAGTAATAGATAGATACAGTGTGAaatagttaaaataatatttttaattaataaaatgaGGTTGAATTGCACTACTTCCACCCGGTTCCTGGAAATAAGTTGAGATGACAACGTTGGTTCGCCCGTGTAGTTTCCGACCTCGAGTTGCACTTGACCTGGACATTCATATAAGTATGATTGTCATAGTAAATACAGcacaaataaatatttttagtaAAAGTATGATTTCAATAACTTAATTTATATGATTAGACTGTAGAAAGGGTTAACACAATAGATCGAATTAGACGTACAGTATGTCTAATTCGATCTATTGTGTTAACCCCTTCTACAGTTTAATCATAAAAATTAAGTTATTGTAATTATACTTtactaaaaatatttatttgtgCTTTATTTAATCTGACAATCATACTTATATGAaatagttaaaataatatttttaattaataaaatgaGGTTGAATTGCACTACTTTCACCCGGTTCCTAGAAATAAGTTGAGATGACAACGTTTGTTCGCCCGTGTAGTTTCCGAACTCGAGTTGCACTTGACCTGGACATTCATATAAGTATGATTGTCATAGTAAATACAGcacaaataaatatttttagtaAAAGTATGATTTCAATAACTTAATTTATATGATTAGACTGTAGAAAGGGTTAACACAATAGATCGAATGAGACGTACAGTATGTCTAATTCGATCTATTGTGTTAACCCTTCTACAGTCTAATCATAAAAAGTAAGTTATTGGAATTATACTTtactaaaaatatttatttgtgCTTTATTTAATCTGACAATCATACTTATATGAaatagttaaaataatatttttaattaataaaatgatGTGGTTGAACGATTTAAGATGTCAAAACCCTAACTAATAGTTATGCATCATTAGTTGTATTTATATATGCATAACTAATATTGTAATAATCAAAACCAATTAATGCTAGGGCCGTAAAATGATCCGGGTGATCCCTGGTACCCTTTTGCTCAAGTCTCAAATCATTTTATTTTCGTAGTGTCCAGATTTGGGTCCATTTAAGAAGTATTATACAATTATGCATTTAAGTTTTACTCCTAAGAAGAGTAAATTTAGTATTTATTAGAATTTagttatttatatataaattatatatattttttatgaatattttaattttaagtAACTGCGTATATtcaattttaattaatttattttcaTTTTGAAATTGAAAAATACATTCTAAGTACATAATTACAATTAGATTTTGGCATAACTTTTTCATCCGTTGTTTCTGCTCCCTTTTCAAATTCTAATTCCATTATCTATTATCTATTTTCCAGCAAACCAATCTCCGAGCTGCAAAAATGAACAGTAAGTCATTTCCCACACTCTCCTTGTCTTCTAAATATATGTTACACACACACACTGTATCTATCTATTGCTTAACTCTGTTGTTAAATTTGTTTGTTTGGTTTGTATAATTTCTTACAGTTTAGTTAAATGTGGGTGGGTGGTATGATTGTATTGGTGGGTACTTGTTTGAATTGTAAACAAAGTTGTGTTTTTGAATTGGGGGCAGAGTTCTAGAAATTGAGCTGTTTAATGGACTAAAATGTACTAGTCTAAAATGGGTATTTGTTAATGGTTGTTGATAATCTGAATCTTTTATAGAAGATGGTATTTTGGTGTGTCTCCGTGATGGTGTTATCTTGTTTTTAGGTACTCGAGTTTTTTAATTAAGTTTGTTGGTTCAAGGGGAATTGGTAGCCGAATTTGTTAGTACGTCCCCGTAAAATTAGAGATTTCTTTTGTTGTTTGTCTTCTCAACTTTGGAACTTTTAATTTTGTTGGCTATTGGTTTGTCGTATTTGGAAACTGAGAGCTGAAGTTAATATTCTCTTTTGTATTCTGAGAATAAGAGTTTTCTTATTTCTGTAGAAGATTAAAAACTGAATCGAATACAATGACAATGCAGGTGAACGCAATTCTTGCGCGATCAAGCAATTCAAATCCTGGAATTTGGATGCAAGAGTTGCTGAGCTAGTAAATCAAACGTGCTTCAGTTCCTTCAGAGACATGTCTTATTTTCATAATTACAATAGGTTTATAGATGCTGCAATCAAAAAATTGGAACGTGGGGTGTTCAATTTCAATGGAACACATCTGTATCTGGGCTTGGAAGACATATTCAATATCACGGGTCTTCCGGTTGATGGGCTGCCACTTGTATGCAAAAACTTTAATGCACAAAATATCCTGGTGGAACTTTTAGGTGATGATGACCCGAGAAGAGAGGCGGCCTCCTGCTATATTCAGAAGTCTTGGTTGCTTAGGAGGTTTGAGACAGTGGACGAGGCTCACATGCAAGACGAAAGAAGCCGAAACACATGGACTCCTAAGGGCCTACCTACTTTTCTTAATTGGGACACTTCTGTTCCTTGAGAATCACAAGACTGACATTTTCGTCGGCTATCTACTATTTCTGAAGGATTTAACTCCTGATGTTGTAAACGGCTTTGCTTGGGAAGCTGCTGTCCTGCCAAAGATGCAGTCTGCATTCTTGAAGAAGTCAAATGCAATTGGCGCAATGTGGATAGTGGAGGTATGTGATTTGTATTCTCTCTTCACAACTATTAAAAGCACTTTCGAACTAACAATGTCACTATCATAAGACCTTCGAACTAACAATGTCACTGTAATAAGACCAAGCATTTTGTCCTTCATTATCTGTACTTTCACAATTAGAGCTATCTTTATGAAAGCTCAAATTTTGCTCTACTTCTACTAGATTCTCATCATCTAGATCCGCTTTTAGCATATCGACATAAATAGTAAGAGAACAACTTATTTAGATATGGATTAAAAACAATGAACTTATGCCACATTAAAATACTCAATATTCCAAGATTTGAATATTATAGAAATGTTAAAAAAACATCGAGGAACCATAAGAATCTAAAATACTCTCTATCTAGAACTAGGACCACACATATTCACATGATAACCCACCTGATGTAATACATATTATAAATTTTGCCCATTAAGTAACTAGGGTTTAGCGCAATATTTAAAGGAATGGACACTTACCACCATATGGTGGGATTTCACTTTCAGCATCACCATACACGGAAGCAACAACGCCATTTCCTGGTCTAATACGCAGTCGACCCCTCATTGATCAAGTCAGGATGTGATTTTAGATCCAAGACATGTATTCAGATATCTTAAACTTAATTTGGGTATAGCTATATatgatttcttttctttttattttgattttaattaataGAACATAGATGTAGTTGTTAAAAGACTAAAATATCCTTTTGAAACGTTAATTCTAACAGCAGATTTAAACGGAAAGTACGTGGGGATGTGAAGTGACTGAGAAATTTAAATTATAGATTCATATTGTCTTAATTGAAAATGAATGTACATATCTGCCAATAGCCTATTGCTGGGGGATGTATAATGCAAAACACTCTTTGTAATCTGTATTTGTAACTCTTTGTTTATATTTTCTAGATGTTTTTGTTGGAGCGAATACGCTTTCTCCGGAACAATTACTTGGAACTTCCTCACGTTAATTCTGTGGAATTCCCATCTGTTTTATACTAGAGTCGGTTGTTGGAAAAAAAATCACTAAACACCCATTTAGATATAGACTGGAAAGATTTGCTGGATGAAGTAGAGAGTGAAGTAGAAGACAATTCTCTAATTAACACTTTCATGGACAACAAAGTGAGTGAGCAATTTATTATTTACAATTTTCTTGCTTTTTTCaattttcttgctttgaactctaTGTGTTATAACATCCATGTTTATGATTTTTTCTTTAGGTCACTTGGCGTCCCTATAGAAGATTTCGTAAAGAAACTTTGCTAATCTTCTTCTTCCATACTCCAATTTTTAACATGGCTACATGAACCTGAATTGTCTCCACGACAATTAGGTATAACTCAGGTAGACTTGACAAAAATAATGTCGGTGCGCATTAAACAGAATGAAAAGCGTGGCTATGCAGATTGGAATTACGTGGAAAAGTATAAAAGAGAGATCGAGTTCTATAATGATAATAGATACGCTTCTGTTGTCCGAGGGATTGGAGGTTAGTTTTCTAATTTATTAACCCATATGTTGTTTCAattttttcgaattttttttgaaataattaaatctgTTACAAAGAAATAGATaacaatttttttatattttattaataatcaGAAGATGTATTATAAACTATTTAATAATTGTAAGATATGGTATAATTAGGTATGGTTATAAAAGATaatataattaaatttgaaatttaACATGTTTTATTTAGAAGAGACAATGTTATTATTGTGAGATATAGTATAATTGGTATATTTAGGCATATATTATTcctatatatatattaatgattttaaaataatggATATTTATTATTGTGTTTATAAAAGGTAGTAGGTTTCCTTCGTAGTATGAAGCACCCTATATTACCCTTCCTTCATAGCATAACAATATAGTTTCTATTCATATATTCATTCATACCCTGAAATTACAACTGGTAGTCTATTTATAGACTCTACTAACTTGTAACTAACTACTCCTGTAAAGACATAAATGCCCCTGCCTCAATACTCGCTACTAATTATTTAATATCATAAACTACTACTGATTAGTACAAATACTAGTATATGTCAATCCTGACATTCCTCCCTCCTTAAATGCAACCATGTCCTCATGGTAGATTATGCATTTCCAGATTTTCACCTCTGGCCACAATTGCTTGCTGAGTATGTACAATTCCAGTAGTACCACCAACAAGTTGAGCATCATAAGCACATATTATACATCCTCCTGGATCAAAGATTGTAATTGTATACTTTCTCCTCGAGACCTTGTGGTATTTGAGCTTCATTACCTTGTTCATCTCAAGACTACACTGGCTAAACACAATGTCATTGGACCTGTAGAGTATCACATGCGGCCCAATTCTCACAAAATCAACATTTGGTTGATTAATCTTGCTGCTTATTTCACCTGTCTCTGTGTTAACTTTCTGAAAATCTTGGAACAGTATTCCAGCAGAACAATTcttgacatctctagcatgttggaagccttgaatctgttgtagttaCAGAGAGCCATGGGTTGGAATACTCAATACCCTTACTTTACTTTAAAATCTATGGGTTGGATTTTTCTATTGATGTGCACAAAACCAAATCAATTCAAAATGTTTAAGGGCATAAACTAAAACCTGTCCTATTGAAGACGCAGGCCAATCATACATATAAGTATGATTGTCATAGTAAATACAGcacaaataaatatttttagtaAAAGTATGATTTCAATAACTTAATTTATATGATTAGACTGTAGAAAGGGTTAACACAATAGATCAAATTAGACGTACAGTATGTCTAATTCGATCTATTGTGTTAACCCTTCTACAGTCTAATCACAAAAATTAAGTTATTGAAATTATACTTtactaaaaatatttatttgtgatttatttaatctcccaacttaaaaggaaACAAATCTGCACACAACTTAATCCCATGTAATTCAATTTCACAATCAGGACAGACTCGATTAACGGAAATACAATCTTGATTAGCCAATTCTACATTCATGACTTCATTCAATAACTTAACCGGGCAATTCAACTTAgcaacaaaatcttgagaaataaatgatttAGTAGCTCCCGAATCAATTAACACCTTAGCATTTAAAGAATTTACTGTAAGCGTACCTGCAACAACGTCTGCATCCTGAATTGCATCTTTGACTGTCATGTCAAACACTCTAGCTCTTGGGGTCTCAATCACCTCTGGCGTTGTCCCCGTGATTCTCAATGCACTACTCGCTAGAAATGACATCTTACAATCTCTAGATATATGCCCTGGTTTACCACATCGGAAGCATGTAAGTCCAATGGCTGGAGACTTACTTGCTGCGCTTTTACCGGGCTGATCTCTTAGTACTGTATCCCGGGTCACTTGATTGGGACAATCCTTCGCATAATGACCCTTCTGATTACATTTAAAACAAGTTACCTTCAATTTACTGCACATTCCACCATGTCTTTTACCACAAGTATGGCATTCCGGAATAGAAGGTCTCGGCGAGTTCATTTAGTTTCCCATACCGGGTAATCTTCCAATACCCTCTACATTTGGTCTCCTAAAATTTACATTCCTTCCTAGGAATCTGCCTTTCTTCTGAAACTTTCCTCCTTGGGATGATCCTTCCTTGTTCTCAAATCTCCGTTTCTTACCTTCCCTCTCCTTCAAGAACATCTCACTTTCCTgctctgcaatcatggccttttgAACTACGGCCGCGTAAATGTCCAACTCCAATATAGCCAGCTTGCTACGTATCCatggcttcaacccttgctgaaacctctTTGCCTTCTTCCTGTCTGAATCCACATAGGAAGTAGCAAACCTAGCCAACTCCGCAAACTTATTCTCGTATTCTatcaccgacatatttccttgcttcaattccaaaacTTAAGCCACAACTGGTCTCTCACAAACTGGGGGAAATacctttctaaaaataattcAGTAAATCTTTTCCATGTAATCTCACATGCGGGTTCCAATCCTTTAACcgactcccaccaataggtggcttcacCCTTCAAATAGTAACTGGCAAACTCAGTTTTCTGTCCATCTTCCACCTTAGCTAATGTAAACgacttctcaatctccttcaacAAAGTCTTGGCTGCTATCGGGTCCGAAGAACCTCTAAACTCTGGTGGATTGACAGCTTGAAAATTTTTAAAAGTCACCTTCGAGTTATCTCGCTGTTGCTGTTGGCGAGTCAGGTTAGCAGTCTGTTGAGCTAAAATCTGTAACACTTGGGCCATAGCAGTGTCCAAGTTGTTCGGATTAGGATTCTGATGATTTTGAGTGACATTGCTCTGGTTATTGGTGTTAGTTCCTCAGATTGAGAAGCTGTTGTAGCACGAGTTCTTCTTCCACGAGGCATTCtgcaacaacctactcactaCACAGCTAGTCTATATACAGGGCAAAAAGCTGCTAATACAATACTAAGCTGCATCCATACACCCTACAAGCATACAtactacacacatacatactATAACTCCAACTCTGAAATGCTAATGTTGACATCTCTAAGGAAACTCTGAACCTCCGATCTCCTGAAGCTCTCTCATCACATATTTAGCCCACTCTCTGAGGTGATCAAAATCATCTATGTCCACATGCAGTGTGGCTCTAGCTACCATCCTGGAAATAAGGATCTTCTCTCTCAAATCACGCTCAACCTGAGCCCTATCAGTGGTCCTCATCACATGCTCCATCTCTCTGAGCTGACCAAGAAGGTCATCACGCTCTCTGACAATAGCCTCATAAACACGATACGGAACAGGGCCTGGAACAGGGTGAGGAGGTGTCCTGGCAACAGAATGATCAGTAGAACTAGTGTCCCCAGGAGGAGGACCTCTAACTGGTGGTCGAACCTGATGTGGTTGAGGTGGGATAGCTCGCAGAGGAACCGCAGAGACTATCGGGATAATAGGTCCAACAGCTGGTATCGGTGCGGGAACAACAGGGTCAACAAGCTGTGGATCTACCATAGGGGAATACAAGTGCAAAGGTCCATGAACATAATGCTCAGAATTGTCAGACATAGCTCGTACCTGTAGGTAAATACAATACCA is a window from the Apium graveolens cultivar Ventura chromosome 1, ASM990537v1, whole genome shotgun sequence genome containing:
- the LOC141664443 gene encoding uncharacterized protein LOC141664443 isoform X1, whose amino-acid sequence is MSDNSEHYVHGPLHLYSPMVDPQLVDPVVPAPIPAVGPIIPIVSAVPLRAIPPQPHQVRPPVRGPPPGDTSSTDHSVARTPPHPVPGPVPYRVYEAIVRERDDLLGQLREMEHVMRTTDRAQVERDLREKILISRMVARATLHVDIDDFDHLREWAKYVMRELQEIGGSEFP